One window of the Natronomonas marina genome contains the following:
- a CDS encoding segregation and condensation protein A produces MTSEDSESSKKSSGERSEPRDSDSPEPPTDESETSGGSKHRADGGTTDEIPLNIAGHDAEKERRENGEGADADEDAETNGTDPNAESDGDGAVLSGFDVSATEADDEEVEPVELLVQLADEGEIDPWDIDVVTVTDKFLDRLDEADLRTGGRALFYASVLLRMKSDAMWHDDEPEEAFEEEPWETEPMDGEGAPAVDPFDQLEAEMDRRIERKRARGTPETLDELVRDLRERERDTWWKESRTYDTSESPSGYGRGTQTLDYHAGDDFRMDDEPTADDVTGTAHDEHMEDIINDVYVAVQRHYDGGRDEVLFAEVREAGGSRVDTFLGLLFLAHRGQVRLEQDEPFGDLWIQDPSAVGGEQAAPADD; encoded by the coding sequence ATGACTAGCGAGGATAGCGAGTCTTCGAAGAAGTCGAGCGGTGAGCGGAGTGAGCCGCGAGACAGCGACTCCCCGGAGCCTCCGACGGACGAGAGCGAGACGTCAGGTGGCTCGAAGCACCGCGCCGACGGCGGGACCACGGACGAGATACCGCTGAACATCGCGGGCCACGACGCGGAGAAGGAGCGCCGCGAGAACGGCGAGGGGGCGGACGCGGATGAGGATGCCGAGACGAACGGCACCGACCCGAACGCCGAGTCGGACGGCGACGGCGCGGTCCTCTCGGGGTTCGACGTCTCGGCGACCGAGGCCGACGACGAGGAGGTCGAACCGGTCGAGTTGCTGGTCCAGCTGGCCGACGAGGGCGAAATCGACCCCTGGGACATCGACGTGGTGACGGTGACGGACAAGTTCCTCGACCGGCTGGACGAGGCGGACCTGCGGACCGGCGGCCGGGCGCTGTTCTACGCGTCGGTGCTGTTGCGGATGAAGAGCGACGCGATGTGGCACGACGACGAACCGGAGGAGGCCTTTGAGGAGGAGCCCTGGGAGACGGAGCCGATGGACGGCGAGGGGGCGCCGGCGGTCGACCCCTTCGACCAGCTGGAGGCCGAGATGGACCGCCGCATCGAGCGCAAGCGGGCCCGCGGCACGCCGGAGACGCTGGACGAACTGGTGCGCGACCTCCGGGAGCGCGAGCGGGACACCTGGTGGAAGGAGTCCAGGACGTACGACACCTCCGAGTCGCCGTCGGGCTACGGCCGGGGGACCCAGACGCTGGACTACCACGCCGGCGACGACTTCCGGATGGACGACGAGCCGACGGCCGACGACGTGACCGGGACGGCCCACGACGAGCACATGGAGGACATCATCAACGACGTCTACGTCGCCGTCCAGCGCCACTACGACGGCGGGCGCGACGAGGTGCTGTTCGCCGAGGTGCGGGAGGCGGGCGGCTCCCGCGTCGACACGTTCCTGGGGCTGCTCTTCCTCGCCCACCGCGGGCAGGTCCGCCTCGAACAGGACGAGCCCTTCGGCGACCTCTGGATTCAGGACCCCTCTGCCGTCGGCGGCGAGCAGGCGGCCCCGGCCGACGACTGA
- the smc gene encoding chromosome segregation protein SMC: MHIKELVLDDFKSFGRKTRIPFYEDFTTISGPNGSGKSNIIDSILFALGLARTSGIRAEKLTDLIYNPGHEDDDSFDGEREASVEVVLDNDDRTLTREQVVSAAGSEKVGDVDEISIRRRVKQTDPDTYYSYYYLNGRSVNLSDIRDLLAQAGVTPEGYNVVMQGDVTEIITMTAGSRREIIDEIAGVAEFDAKKADAFEELETVQERVDEAELRIEEKEERLEQLSEERETALEYQELRDEKEEYEGHLKAAELEDKREELEETREELEETETELEELQRELDERRGRVTRLEEDLADLNAEIERKGEDEQIEIKREIEAVKGEISRLEDKIESQKERIEEAENERSQAFVQVDRKQEKVDELESEIRNKKVEKSSLKADVQEKEAELEEVEAEIEAVDTEYEAVRDELEEKREAVQAARDERNELQREQDRLLDESRRRSKQEREKKEEIEAAEAELPELDAELEDLERELRKAEKNRENITEVVEDLREEKRALKDDLESVEDDLSAKQQEYAELEARAGESGDDSYGRAVTTVLNGGFDGVHGTVGQLGGVDPEYATACETAAGGRLANVVVDDDGVGQRCIEHLKSRNAGRATFLPMTEMSNRSLPSAPDLPGVVDFAYNLIDFDPAYADVFSYVVGDTLVVEDMDTARDLMGEFRLVTLEGDLVEKSGAMTGGSKSGSRYSFTKSGKGQLERVAERITELEAEKKSIREDVRDVEERLDDARDRQSDAAEQVREIETDVESVEEKREAVEERIERLEDELADIEAEREDVADEMEALEADIDDKTAEIDGLEAEIDELEQELQDSDIPELTGRAESIREEIADLEDRMDDLDGDLNELELEKGYAEEAIEELHDDIEAAQNRKAEAEETIVDLEESVADEEAKLEEKEEAVEELEAELADLKGEREELRGELEDAKSARDEQAEAVASVESDRDDLRDAANRLEWEIDELESQVGDYDPEEIPDHDTVESEITRLEAEMSALEPVNMLAIDEYDRVEAELDELEEKRETLVEEADGIRERIDAYEARKKETFMDAYEAINEQFEDIFARLSGGTGELVLEDPEDPFEGGLTMKAQPEDKPVQRLDAMSGGEKSLTALAFIFAIQRHNPAPFYALDEVDAFLDAANAEMVGEMVEELAGDAQFVVVSHRSALLERSERAIGVMMQEDNVSAVTGIDLSAEGGEVPADD; the protein is encoded by the coding sequence ATGCACATCAAAGAGCTCGTACTGGACGACTTCAAGAGCTTCGGCCGGAAGACGCGAATCCCGTTCTACGAGGACTTCACGACCATCAGCGGCCCGAACGGCTCCGGGAAGTCGAACATCATCGACTCCATTCTCTTCGCTCTGGGACTTGCGCGCACCTCGGGCATCCGCGCCGAGAAACTGACCGACCTCATCTACAACCCCGGTCACGAGGACGACGACAGCTTCGACGGCGAGCGGGAGGCCAGCGTCGAGGTGGTGCTGGACAACGACGACCGGACGCTCACCCGCGAGCAGGTGGTCTCGGCGGCCGGCTCCGAGAAGGTCGGCGACGTCGACGAAATCTCCATCCGCCGGCGCGTCAAGCAGACCGACCCCGACACCTACTACTCCTACTACTACCTCAACGGCCGGTCGGTGAACCTCTCGGACATCCGGGACCTGCTGGCGCAGGCCGGCGTCACGCCCGAGGGGTACAACGTCGTGATGCAGGGCGACGTGACCGAGATCATCACGATGACCGCCGGCTCTCGCCGCGAGATCATCGACGAGATAGCCGGCGTCGCCGAGTTCGACGCGAAGAAGGCCGACGCCTTCGAGGAACTGGAGACCGTCCAGGAGCGCGTCGACGAGGCGGAACTCCGCATCGAGGAGAAGGAAGAGCGCCTCGAGCAACTCTCCGAGGAGCGGGAGACGGCCCTGGAGTACCAGGAACTCCGCGACGAGAAGGAGGAGTACGAGGGCCACCTGAAGGCCGCCGAACTCGAGGACAAACGTGAGGAACTCGAAGAGACCCGCGAAGAACTCGAGGAGACGGAGACCGAACTCGAAGAACTGCAGCGCGAACTCGACGAGCGGCGGGGGCGGGTCACCCGCCTCGAGGAGGACCTCGCCGACCTCAACGCCGAAATCGAGCGGAAGGGCGAGGACGAACAGATAGAGATAAAGCGCGAAATCGAGGCCGTCAAGGGCGAAATCTCCCGCCTCGAGGACAAGATAGAGAGCCAGAAAGAACGCATCGAAGAGGCGGAAAACGAGCGGAGCCAGGCGTTCGTCCAGGTCGACCGCAAGCAGGAGAAGGTCGATGAACTCGAGAGCGAAATCCGCAACAAGAAGGTCGAGAAGTCCTCGTTGAAGGCCGACGTCCAGGAGAAGGAGGCCGAACTGGAAGAGGTCGAGGCCGAAATCGAGGCCGTCGACACCGAGTACGAGGCGGTCCGCGACGAACTCGAGGAGAAACGCGAGGCGGTCCAGGCGGCCCGCGACGAGCGCAACGAACTCCAGCGCGAGCAGGACCGCCTGCTCGACGAGTCACGGCGGCGCTCGAAGCAGGAACGCGAGAAGAAGGAGGAGATCGAGGCCGCCGAAGCCGAGTTGCCGGAACTGGACGCCGAACTGGAGGACCTCGAGCGCGAACTGCGGAAGGCGGAAAAGAACCGCGAGAACATCACGGAGGTGGTCGAGGACCTCCGCGAGGAGAAGCGCGCCCTGAAGGACGACCTCGAGTCCGTCGAGGACGACCTCTCGGCGAAACAGCAGGAGTACGCCGAACTCGAGGCGCGGGCCGGCGAGAGCGGCGACGACTCCTACGGCCGGGCGGTGACGACGGTGCTGAACGGGGGCTTCGACGGCGTCCACGGCACGGTCGGGCAACTGGGCGGCGTCGACCCCGAGTACGCGACGGCGTGTGAGACGGCCGCCGGCGGCCGACTGGCGAACGTCGTCGTCGACGACGACGGCGTCGGCCAGCGCTGCATCGAACACCTCAAGTCCCGCAACGCCGGCCGGGCGACGTTCCTGCCGATGACCGAGATGAGCAATCGGTCGCTGCCGTCGGCGCCGGACCTGCCGGGCGTCGTCGACTTCGCGTACAACCTCATCGACTTCGACCCCGCCTACGCCGACGTGTTCTCGTACGTCGTCGGCGACACGCTCGTCGTCGAGGACATGGACACCGCCCGCGATTTGATGGGCGAGTTCCGCCTGGTGACGCTGGAGGGCGACCTCGTCGAGAAGTCCGGCGCGATGACCGGGGGCTCGAAGTCCGGCTCGCGGTACTCGTTCACCAAGAGCGGCAAGGGACAACTCGAGCGGGTCGCCGAGCGCATCACCGAACTGGAGGCCGAAAAGAAGTCCATCCGCGAGGACGTCCGGGACGTCGAGGAACGGCTCGACGACGCCCGCGACCGCCAGTCCGACGCCGCCGAGCAGGTCCGCGAGATCGAGACCGACGTCGAGTCCGTCGAGGAGAAACGCGAGGCCGTCGAGGAGCGCATCGAGCGCCTCGAGGACGAACTGGCCGACATCGAGGCCGAACGGGAGGACGTGGCCGACGAGATGGAGGCCCTGGAGGCCGACATCGACGACAAGACTGCCGAAATCGACGGTCTCGAGGCCGAAATCGACGAGCTGGAGCAGGAACTGCAGGACTCGGACATCCCCGAGCTGACCGGCAGGGCCGAGTCCATCCGCGAGGAGATAGCCGACCTCGAGGACCGGATGGACGACCTCGACGGCGACCTCAACGAACTGGAACTGGAGAAGGGGTACGCCGAGGAGGCCATCGAGGAGCTACACGACGACATCGAGGCCGCCCAGAACCGGAAGGCCGAGGCCGAGGAGACCATCGTCGACCTCGAGGAGTCCGTCGCCGACGAGGAGGCGAAACTCGAGGAGAAGGAAGAGGCCGTCGAGGAACTGGAGGCGGAACTCGCGGACCTCAAGGGCGAACGCGAGGAGCTACGCGGCGAACTGGAGGACGCGAAGTCGGCCCGCGACGAGCAGGCGGAAGCGGTCGCAAGCGTCGAGTCCGACCGCGACGACCTGCGTGACGCGGCCAACCGCCTGGAGTGGGAGATCGACGAACTCGAATCGCAGGTGGGCGACTACGACCCCGAGGAGATCCCGGACCACGACACCGTCGAGTCCGAGATAACGCGGCTGGAGGCCGAGATGTCGGCCCTGGAGCCGGTCAACATGCTCGCCATCGACGAGTACGACCGGGTCGAGGCGGAACTCGACGAACTCGAGGAGAAACGCGAGACGCTGGTCGAGGAGGCCGACGGCATCCGCGAGCGCATCGACGCCTACGAGGCCCGCAAGAAGGAGACGTTCATGGACGCCTACGAGGCCATCAACGAGCAGTTCGAGGACATCTTCGCGCGTCTGTCGGGCGGGACGGGCGAACTCGTCCTGGAGGACCCCGAGGACCCCTTCGAGGGCGGGCTGACGATGAAGGCCCAGCCGGAGGACAAGCCGGTCCAGCGGCTCGACGCCATGTCGGGCGGCGAGAAGTCGCTGACGGCGCTGGCGTTCATCTTCGCCATCCAGCGGCACAACCCGGCGCCGTTCTACGCCCTCGACGAGGTGGACGCCTTCCTCGACGCCGCCAACGCCGAGATGGTCGGCGAGATGGTCGAGGAACTGGCCGGCGACGCCCAGTTCGTCGTCGTCTCCCATCGCTCGGCGCTCCTGGAGCGCTCCGAGCGGGCCATCGGCGTGATGATGCAGGAGGACAACGTCTCCGCCGTGACCGGCATCGACCTGTCGGCGGAGGGTGGGGAGGTGCCGGCGGATGACTAG
- a CDS encoding phosphoribosyltransferase — translation MSDLPDEFKCTVTNWEYIYGLCRDVADGVKAAEFEPDVVVALARGGWFAGRCICDFLGLDDLTSLKMEHYVGTGKKADEPQVRYPMPEGSVEGKDVLVIDDIADTGGSIRRAHEYVTDRDCAEVRTATLQLLQTSEFEPEFVGERLEEWTWVVYPWNFIEDMIDLTSGVMEKADQDSFTRADLRHYLAEYHRIDRIEMEIAQPGRLDEVLAEMERRDVVERAAENRWTLA, via the coding sequence ATGAGCGACCTCCCGGACGAGTTCAAGTGCACCGTCACGAACTGGGAGTACATCTACGGGCTCTGCCGGGACGTGGCCGACGGGGTGAAGGCCGCCGAGTTCGAGCCGGACGTCGTCGTGGCGCTGGCCCGCGGCGGCTGGTTCGCCGGCCGCTGTATCTGTGACTTCCTCGGCCTGGACGACCTGACGAGCCTGAAGATGGAACACTACGTCGGTACGGGCAAGAAGGCCGACGAACCGCAGGTCCGCTACCCCATGCCGGAGGGCAGCGTCGAGGGCAAGGACGTGCTGGTCATCGACGACATCGCCGACACCGGCGGCTCCATCCGCCGGGCCCACGAGTACGTCACCGACCGCGACTGCGCGGAGGTCCGGACGGCGACGCTGCAGTTGCTCCAGACCAGCGAGTTCGAACCCGAGTTCGTCGGCGAGCGCCTCGAGGAGTGGACCTGGGTCGTCTACCCCTGGAACTTCATCGAGGACATGATCGACCTCACGAGCGGCGTCATGGAGAAGGCCGACCAGGACTCGTTCACCCGGGCGGATCTCCGCCACTACCTCGCGGAGTACCACCGCATCGACCGCATCGAGATGGAGATAGCTCAGCCGGGCCGCCTCGACGAGGTGCTCGCCGAGATGGAGCGCCGCGACGTCGTCGAGCGGGCCGCCGAGAACCGCTGGACGCTGGCGTAG
- the mtnP gene encoding S-methyl-5'-thioadenosine phosphorylase gives MLGIIGGSGIYEALGFENSYEDRVETPFGSPSAPLEVGEVAGREVAFLPRHGRDHQYDPTNVPYRANVYALKQAGVDQVVATNAVGSLREALSPRTLVVPDQSFDRTRDRERSFFGDGIVVHVSMADPFCERLSGHVLDCADATDADVVDGGTHVTIEGPQFSTRAESEFYRDRGFDTIGMTTVPEAQLAREAEMCYVPLAGVTDYDVWHDEEEVSLETVLGHAAANEASMSAIIEELVETLPEADCECHHALEDAINTPPEAIGRETRTQVSLLVGDYR, from the coding sequence ATGCTCGGCATCATCGGCGGCAGCGGCATCTACGAGGCGCTCGGGTTCGAGAACAGTTACGAGGACCGCGTGGAGACGCCGTTCGGTTCGCCGAGCGCGCCGCTGGAGGTCGGCGAGGTGGCCGGCCGCGAAGTGGCCTTCCTGCCGCGGCACGGCCGCGACCACCAGTACGACCCCACCAACGTCCCCTACCGGGCCAACGTCTACGCGCTGAAGCAGGCCGGCGTCGACCAGGTGGTCGCCACCAACGCCGTCGGCAGCCTCCGGGAGGCGCTGTCGCCGCGGACGCTCGTCGTCCCCGACCAGTCCTTCGACCGCACGCGGGACCGCGAGCGCTCCTTCTTCGGCGACGGCATCGTCGTCCACGTCTCGATGGCCGACCCGTTCTGCGAACGGCTCTCCGGGCACGTCCTCGACTGTGCGGACGCGACCGACGCCGACGTCGTCGACGGCGGCACCCACGTCACCATCGAGGGCCCGCAGTTCTCCACGAGGGCCGAAAGCGAGTTCTACCGGGACCGCGGCTTCGACACCATCGGCATGACCACCGTCCCGGAGGCACAACTGGCCCGCGAGGCCGAGATGTGCTACGTCCCGCTGGCCGGAGTCACCGACTACGACGTCTGGCACGACGAGGAGGAGGTGTCCCTGGAGACGGTGCTGGGCCACGCCGCAGCGAACGAGGCGTCGATGTCCGCCATCATCGAGGAACTGGTCGAGACGCTGCCCGAGGCGGACTGCGAGTGCCACCACGCCCTCGAGGACGCCATCAACACCCCACCCGAGGCTATCGGCCGGGAGACGCGCACGCAGGTCTCGCTGCTTGTCGGCGACTACCGCTGA
- a CDS encoding prenyltransferase, whose amino-acid sequence MPDSPADAVRERAPRVWTLWTASRPAQLLLVVAVYALGVAIAAARGASPAESSVAAGLLSLLFVAAAIHYANEYADHDTDALTERTPFSGGSGALQATGLPRELVGRAAAVALTVGLAAAALFVSVGLLSTTAGGLLAVSALVGIEYSLPPLSFARRGLGELVNALLGGLALPCYGAAVVGGLDRAVALAVLPFALLVFVNLLETQWPDRHADADVGKDTLAVRWPPRRLRAAYALVTVAAFAVLLALTRDIAAATPDVVPWAVTLSTLPAMPLFAWGAVRYTRRETPYPAVVGMVVAAVLQLLAWTFVAVG is encoded by the coding sequence GTGCCCGACAGCCCCGCCGACGCCGTCCGCGAGCGCGCGCCGCGGGTCTGGACCCTCTGGACGGCCAGCCGACCCGCCCAGTTGCTCCTCGTCGTCGCCGTCTACGCCCTCGGGGTCGCAATCGCCGCCGCTCGCGGCGCCTCCCCCGCCGAATCGTCGGTCGCCGCCGGCCTGCTCTCGCTGCTGTTCGTCGCCGCCGCGATCCACTACGCCAACGAGTACGCCGACCACGACACCGACGCCCTCACCGAGCGGACGCCCTTCTCCGGCGGCAGCGGCGCGCTGCAAGCGACCGGCCTCCCCCGCGAACTGGTGGGGAGGGCCGCGGCGGTCGCCCTGACGGTCGGTCTCGCGGCCGCGGCGCTGTTCGTCTCGGTCGGCCTGCTGTCGACGACGGCGGGCGGCCTGCTGGCCGTCTCCGCGCTCGTCGGCATCGAGTACTCGCTGCCGCCGCTGTCGTTCGCCCGGCGGGGTCTCGGCGAACTCGTCAACGCGCTGCTCGGCGGCCTCGCGTTGCCCTGCTACGGCGCGGCGGTCGTCGGCGGACTGGACCGCGCCGTCGCGCTCGCCGTGCTGCCGTTCGCGCTCCTCGTCTTCGTCAACCTCCTGGAGACGCAGTGGCCTGACCGCCACGCCGACGCCGACGTCGGCAAGGACACCCTCGCGGTGCGGTGGCCGCCACGACGCCTGCGGGCCGCCTACGCGCTGGTCACGGTGGCGGCGTTCGCGGTGCTTCTGGCGCTCACCCGAGACATCGCGGCGGCCACGCCCGATGTCGTCCCGTGGGCCGTCACGCTCTCGACGCTGCCTGCGATGCCGCTGTTCGCGTGGGGGGCCGTCCGTTACACCAGACGCGAGACGCCGTACCCCGCCGTCGTCGGGATGGTCGTCGCCGCCGTCCTGCAGTTGCTCGCGTGGACCTTCGTGGCTGTCGGCTGA
- a CDS encoding cytochrome d ubiquinol oxidase subunit II, producing MTEGGPLTGGPLFGLPLAEVWFGLLFFVLATFLFLDGFDFGVGALFGTRDDEAERETLLAAIGPFWDGNEVWLVVFGGTLFAAFPAVYANLFGRHYLLTFGILAALIARGLAPEMYEQREDDRWQRWWGRAFVGGSVAAPFFLGLFVGNWLVGATTAVTLPGVLVGLTLVALVVVDGVAFLRVKTRGDLRADLRATGYRALAAYLVSLVVTLAAIAVTTPLGSAMASPSVAALVAATLTLAALHAAATVRDRRYLAFGSAGGLVYALVGVVAVLLYPQIDPAAGLTVETAIVSTLPLNMMTVGAALLFPLIFAYFAVLYDSFSGPVEAGEGY from the coding sequence ATGACTGAGGGCGGCCCGCTGACCGGCGGCCCGCTGTTCGGACTCCCGCTGGCGGAGGTGTGGTTCGGACTCCTCTTTTTCGTCCTCGCCACGTTCCTCTTTCTGGACGGCTTCGACTTCGGCGTCGGCGCGCTGTTCGGGACCCGCGACGACGAGGCCGAACGCGAGACGCTGCTCGCCGCCATCGGCCCCTTCTGGGACGGCAACGAGGTCTGGCTCGTCGTCTTTGGCGGGACGCTGTTCGCCGCCTTTCCCGCCGTGTACGCCAACCTGTTCGGCCGCCACTACCTGCTCACCTTCGGGATTCTCGCGGCGCTCATCGCCCGCGGCCTCGCCCCGGAGATGTACGAACAGCGCGAGGACGACCGCTGGCAGCGGTGGTGGGGCCGCGCCTTCGTCGGCGGCAGCGTCGCCGCCCCGTTCTTTCTCGGACTGTTCGTCGGCAACTGGCTCGTCGGCGCGACCACCGCCGTCACCCTGCCCGGCGTCCTCGTCGGCCTGACGCTCGTCGCCCTCGTCGTCGTCGACGGGGTCGCCTTCCTCCGGGTGAAGACCCGCGGGGACCTCCGCGCCGACCTCCGGGCGACCGGTTACCGGGCGCTGGCGGCGTATCTGGTGTCGCTCGTCGTGACGCTCGCCGCCATCGCCGTCACCACCCCGCTCGGCAGCGCGATGGCGTCGCCGTCGGTCGCCGCCCTCGTCGCCGCGACGCTCACGCTGGCGGCGCTCCACGCGGCCGCGACCGTCCGCGACCGCCGCTACCTCGCGTTCGGAAGCGCCGGCGGCCTCGTGTATGCCCTCGTCGGCGTCGTCGCCGTCCTGCTGTACCCGCAAATCGACCCCGCCGCCGGCCTGACCGTCGAGACTGCCATCGTCTCGACGCTGCCGCTGAACATGATGACCGTCGGGGCCGCCCTGCTGTTCCCGCTCATCTTCGCGTACTTTGCGGTGCTGTACGACTCCTTTTCCGGCCCCGTCGAGGCCGGGGAGGGCTACTGA
- a CDS encoding cytochrome ubiquinol oxidase subunit I, which produces MVDPVLASRLQFALTTIVHIVFPVVSMGLAPFLVYFTYKEIRTGEAIYEQLRRFWTRIFAVSFVVGTVTGLVLEFEFGTNFAAFSRTAGELFGGPLALEGMMAFMLEATFLGIFVFGRDRVSDARYMLSAVAVGLGTWLSAVWILIANSWMQTPRGYEMVRRNGHEVVTIVDPSAAYLNPRFPWMFVHMQNAAVESVALIMAGLGAYFVFRHHVWGYPIERIDFWEATLKFGLVALLITAPLQVVHGDLYAQHVYETQPQKFAAMEAVWETDSYVPEYIVAVPTSVDDLLDPRAKDIFGIGIPGGASWLASHGDPQATIRGLESFEGPQPPVAVVFWSFRLMVALGFWFVLLAFWGGYRWWRGQLLEDGLLHKALMASTPLGVLAVELGWVVTEVGRQPWVIQGVMKRDEAVTQDLTGFEATLTLVGFAVVYLGLLSLYLYVVGRIVRAGPPAPADLAATDDADGTPPDAAAESEVATDD; this is translated from the coding sequence ATGGTCGATCCAGTCCTCGCGAGCCGGCTCCAGTTCGCACTGACAACCATCGTCCACATCGTCTTCCCCGTCGTGAGCATGGGCCTGGCGCCATTCCTCGTCTACTTCACCTACAAGGAGATACGGACGGGCGAGGCCATCTACGAGCAGCTCCGGCGGTTCTGGACGCGAATCTTCGCGGTTAGCTTCGTCGTCGGGACGGTGACGGGGCTCGTCCTCGAGTTCGAGTTCGGGACCAACTTCGCGGCCTTCTCCCGGACCGCGGGCGAACTGTTCGGCGGCCCGCTCGCCCTCGAGGGGATGATGGCGTTCATGCTCGAGGCCACCTTCCTCGGGATATTCGTCTTCGGCCGCGACCGCGTCAGCGACGCCCGCTACATGCTGTCGGCCGTCGCCGTCGGCCTCGGGACGTGGCTGTCGGCGGTCTGGATACTGATCGCCAACTCCTGGATGCAGACGCCGCGCGGCTACGAGATGGTCCGGCGGAACGGTCACGAGGTCGTCACCATCGTCGACCCCTCGGCGGCCTACCTCAACCCACGCTTTCCCTGGATGTTCGTCCACATGCAGAACGCCGCCGTCGAGTCCGTCGCGCTCATCATGGCCGGCCTCGGCGCGTACTTCGTCTTCCGCCACCACGTCTGGGGCTACCCCATCGAGCGGATCGACTTCTGGGAGGCGACGCTGAAGTTCGGTCTCGTCGCGCTCCTGATAACCGCGCCGCTGCAGGTCGTCCACGGCGACCTCTACGCCCAGCACGTCTACGAGACCCAGCCCCAGAAGTTCGCCGCCATGGAGGCCGTCTGGGAGACCGACTCCTACGTCCCCGAGTACATCGTCGCCGTCCCCACCAGCGTCGACGACCTGCTGGACCCCCGCGCGAAGGACATCTTCGGCATCGGCATCCCGGGCGGGGCCTCCTGGCTGGCCAGCCACGGTGACCCCCAGGCGACGATACGCGGCCTCGAGTCCTTCGAGGGGCCACAGCCGCCCGTCGCCGTCGTCTTCTGGTCGTTCCGGCTCATGGTCGCGCTCGGCTTCTGGTTCGTCCTGCTGGCGTTCTGGGGCGGCTACCGCTGGTGGAGGGGCCAACTGCTCGAGGACGGCCTGCTGCACAAGGCGCTGATGGCGTCGACGCCGCTGGGCGTCCTCGCCGTCGAACTCGGCTGGGTCGTCACCGAGGTGGGCCGCCAGCCGTGGGTCATCCAGGGCGTGATGAAGCGCGACGAGGCGGTCACGCAGGACCTCACGGGATTCGAGGCCACGCTCACGCTCGTCGGCTTCGCCGTCGTCTACCTCGGCCTGCTGTCGCTGTACCTCTACGTCGTCGGTCGCATCGTCCGGGCCGGCCCGCCGGCGCCCGCGGACCTGGCGGCGACCGACGACGCGGACGGTACCCCGCCCGACGCGGCCGCCGAAAGCGAGGTGGCCACCGATGACTGA
- a CDS encoding PhzF family phenazine biosynthesis protein has product MTDDVETRRALLVDAFTSEPLAGNAAGLVPEAAGLADDQMQAIARELNASETAFLAPSDEADRRIRYFTPTQEVDLCGHATVASHAWLAESGEIDDGTHTLETEVGVIEVTVDDGTVWMTQDDAVVEEVDVDYERVAEALGADPATLRDVGADLPLATASTGLGFLVVPVNFLEAVSGLSPDSKAIAELTEELGVTGVYAFTFDALGADSTLHGRMFAPGAGVDEDPVTGTASGAVGAYLRELEVFDGELPEEMTFEQGHFVDRPGLVRVRASADPVEVGGRAVTALDGSVVVPAPDDDDIVEA; this is encoded by the coding sequence ATGACCGACGACGTCGAGACCCGACGCGCGCTGCTCGTCGACGCGTTCACCAGTGAGCCCCTCGCCGGCAACGCCGCCGGCCTCGTCCCCGAGGCGGCGGGACTGGCGGACGACCAGATGCAGGCCATCGCCCGCGAACTCAACGCCTCCGAGACGGCCTTCCTCGCGCCGAGCGACGAGGCCGACCGCCGGATCCGCTATTTCACGCCGACCCAGGAGGTCGACCTCTGCGGGCACGCGACGGTAGCGAGTCACGCCTGGCTGGCCGAATCGGGCGAGATCGACGACGGCACCCACACCCTGGAGACCGAGGTCGGCGTCATCGAGGTCACGGTCGACGACGGGACGGTCTGGATGACCCAGGACGACGCCGTCGTCGAGGAGGTCGACGTCGACTACGAGCGGGTCGCAGAGGCGCTCGGCGCCGACCCCGCGACGCTGCGGGACGTGGGTGCCGACCTGCCGCTTGCGACGGCCTCGACCGGACTCGGGTTCCTCGTCGTTCCGGTGAACTTCCTGGAGGCGGTGTCGGGGCTGTCGCCGGACTCGAAGGCGATAGCGGAACTGACCGAGGAACTCGGCGTGACGGGCGTCTACGCGTTCACCTTCGACGCCCTGGGCGCCGACTCGACGCTGCACGGCCGGATGTTCGCGCCGGGGGCGGGCGTCGACGAGGACCCCGTCACCGGGACCGCGTCGGGCGCCGTCGGCGCGTACCTCCGGGAGCTAGAGGTGTTCGACGGCGAACTACCCGAGGAGATGACCTTCGAGCAGGGCCACTTCGTCGACCGGCCGGGGCTGGTCCGGGTTCGCGCCAGCGCCGACCCCGTCGAGGTCGGCGGCCGGGCCGTCACCGCCCTGGACGGGTCGGTCGTCGTTCCCGCGCCGGACGACGACGACATCGTCGAGGCCTGA